One stretch of Rhizobium rhizoryzae DNA includes these proteins:
- a CDS encoding AAA family ATPase, which produces MPDMTATATPFSIEETISLLAQQDYLAGRSLGTVVFLALRMKRPLFLEGEAGVGKTEIAKALAKGLNRPLIRMQCYEGLDVSSAVYEWNYPAQMLDIRLSEAAGLDDRDRIESSLYSERHLIRRPVLQALAQAGEIAPVFLIDELDRTDEAFEAFLLEVLSDFQVTIPELGTIKASEPPIVIITTNRTREIHDALKRRCLYHWVDYPDAEQELAILRRKLPHAAEALSREVVAYVQKLRTIDLFKNPGIAETIDWATALTELDRIALDPETIADTLGTLLKYQDDIARMKEGEGAKLLSEVKAELLAAG; this is translated from the coding sequence ATGCCGGATATGACCGCGACTGCCACGCCTTTTTCAATCGAGGAGACCATCAGCCTTCTGGCGCAGCAGGATTATCTGGCTGGACGAAGCCTCGGGACAGTCGTGTTTCTGGCTCTACGGATGAAGCGTCCGCTTTTTCTCGAGGGTGAGGCGGGTGTTGGCAAGACCGAGATTGCCAAGGCGTTGGCGAAAGGGTTGAACCGGCCGCTGATCCGTATGCAGTGCTACGAAGGTCTCGATGTTTCGTCTGCGGTCTATGAGTGGAATTATCCGGCGCAGATGCTCGATATCCGCCTGTCGGAAGCGGCGGGTCTGGACGATCGCGACAGGATCGAATCGAGCCTCTATTCCGAGCGCCATCTGATCCGTCGACCCGTGCTGCAGGCTTTGGCGCAGGCGGGCGAGATTGCCCCCGTCTTCCTGATCGACGAACTCGACCGAACCGACGAAGCCTTCGAAGCGTTTTTGCTGGAGGTTCTTTCCGATTTTCAGGTGACCATTCCCGAACTCGGGACGATCAAGGCTAGCGAGCCGCCAATCGTCATCATCACCACCAACCGCACCCGCGAGATCCATGACGCCCTGAAGCGGCGCTGCCTCTATCACTGGGTCGACTATCCGGACGCTGAGCAGGAACTTGCCATTCTGCGTCGCAAGCTGCCCCATGCGGCGGAGGCGTTGTCACGTGAGGTTGTTGCTTATGTTCAGAAGCTCAGGACGATCGATCTCTTCAAAAACCCAGGTATCGCGGAGACGATCGACTGGGCGACAGCCCTGACGGAACTCGATCGGATTGCTCTCGATCCCGAAACGATTGCCGATACGCTTGGAACGCTGCTCAAGTACCAGGATGATATCGCGCGTATGAAAGAGGGTGAAGGAGCAAAGCTTCTGTCTGAAGTGAAGGCCGAACTGCTGGCTGCGGGTTGA
- a CDS encoding vWA domain-containing protein: MNGPNASDGAILPPLPMGDGKLAENIAHFARVLRRAGLKTSPQSTMDAVEAVQAIGLGSRQEFKAILAAIFVKRREDIPVFDEAFGIFWRRRDLVEKMIQMMSPKIADHRENEKPKPAAARVSDALTANRQRPAKQEVREEIETDARFTASFSEVLRKMDFAQMNAAELKQARQVISGLVMPLQTVRTRRFQPSRQPCRIDARATLRHAMRSGGDLLLPKFKTVRWREPPLVVLADISGSMSQYTRIFLHFCHALMERRRRMHVFLFGTRLTNVTRSLKHRDPDEAMAACTASVSDWSGGTRIGPALARFNKDWSRRVMSGGAVVLLITDGLERDDVGELSRQVDRLHRSTRRLIWLNPLLRFDGFEAKAKGVRAMLPHVDEFRAAHNISSISELAEALNGQGFNRDHDPRRFLERNHQHVSRIP; encoded by the coding sequence ATGAATGGCCCGAATGCCAGCGATGGTGCGATCTTGCCTCCGCTACCGATGGGGGACGGAAAGCTCGCCGAAAACATTGCCCATTTTGCTCGCGTTTTACGACGGGCAGGGCTTAAGACCTCGCCTCAATCCACGATGGATGCGGTGGAAGCGGTGCAGGCAATCGGTCTTGGATCAAGGCAGGAGTTCAAGGCAATTCTTGCGGCCATCTTCGTCAAGCGTCGCGAGGATATTCCGGTTTTCGACGAAGCCTTTGGCATCTTCTGGCGCCGTCGCGATCTCGTGGAAAAAATGATCCAGATGATGTCGCCGAAGATTGCGGATCATCGCGAGAATGAAAAACCGAAGCCCGCCGCCGCGAGAGTGAGCGATGCCCTGACCGCCAACAGACAGAGACCGGCAAAGCAGGAGGTCCGCGAAGAGATCGAGACGGATGCGCGTTTCACCGCTTCGTTTTCCGAAGTGCTGCGGAAGATGGATTTCGCGCAGATGAATGCCGCCGAGTTGAAGCAGGCGCGTCAGGTCATATCCGGGCTCGTCATGCCGTTACAGACGGTGCGGACACGAAGGTTCCAGCCCAGTCGGCAACCGTGCAGGATCGATGCACGCGCCACCCTGCGCCATGCCATGCGAAGCGGGGGCGACCTGCTGCTGCCGAAGTTCAAGACGGTGCGGTGGCGTGAGCCGCCCTTGGTCGTTCTGGCGGATATTTCCGGCTCCATGAGCCAGTATACCCGCATCTTCCTGCATTTCTGTCACGCATTGATGGAGCGTCGGCGGCGGATGCATGTCTTCCTGTTTGGGACGCGGCTGACAAATGTAACCCGGAGCCTGAAGCATCGTGACCCTGATGAGGCTATGGCTGCCTGCACTGCCTCTGTCTCCGACTGGTCAGGGGGGACGCGGATAGGGCCAGCGCTTGCCCGGTTCAACAAGGATTGGAGCCGGCGTGTCATGAGCGGTGGCGCGGTCGTCTTGCTGATCACGGACGGATTGGAGCGGGACGATGTGGGTGAGTTGTCTAGACAAGTAGACAGGTTGCATCGAAGCACCCGTCGGCTCATCTGGCTCAACCCTTTGCTGCGCTTCGACGGCTTCGAGGCAAAGGCCAAAGGCGTACGTGCCATGTTGCCGCATGTGGACGAATTCAGGGCGGCGCACAATATAAGCTCGATCAGCGAACTTGCAGAAGCACTCAACGGCCAAGGTTTCAACCGAGACCATGATCCCCGCCGCTTCCTGGAAAGGAACCACCAGCATGTCAGCCGCATCCCTTGA
- a CDS encoding XdhC family protein: MSAASLDPLTLAETWKAEGRDVAIATVIETWGSAPRPVGSHLIIDAEGNFEGSVSGGCVEGAVITEALDVLEAGTPKLLEFGVADETAWRVGLSCGGRIRVYVEKLN; the protein is encoded by the coding sequence ATGTCAGCCGCATCCCTTGATCCTCTCACTCTTGCCGAAACCTGGAAAGCGGAAGGTCGCGATGTGGCGATTGCGACCGTCATCGAAACCTGGGGTTCGGCGCCGCGTCCCGTTGGCAGTCACCTCATCATCGATGCGGAGGGGAACTTCGAGGGCTCGGTTTCCGGTGGCTGTGTCGAGGGGGCGGTGATCACCGAGGCTCTGGACGTGCTTGAGGCGGGAACGCCAAAGCTGCTGGAATTTGGCGTGGCGGACGAAACCGCGTGGCGCGTCGGCCTATCCTGTGGTGGGCGTATCCGCGTCTATGTGGAGAAGCTCAACTGA
- a CDS encoding XdhC family protein — MQIEVLKQVNSARQARQAVVIVTDLAAGSTAVFTEGQPVPDGLRDVVGKALQTGKSGLAEADGAQVFLNVYLPPPRIVAIGAVHITQALARLAPMMNFDLSIIDPRTAFATPERFEGVDLIADWPEDVLKDRGLDAYTALVAVTHDPKIDDYPIADALRSRCFYVGALGSRKTHAKRIERLKEVGLSDEDISSIRAPIGLDIGASSPEEIALAIMAEIVQAFRRRPISGQSA, encoded by the coding sequence ATGCAGATCGAAGTTCTCAAACAGGTGAATTCTGCGCGGCAGGCCCGTCAGGCCGTCGTCATCGTAACGGATCTTGCCGCAGGTTCGACCGCGGTTTTTACCGAAGGTCAGCCGGTGCCGGACGGTTTGCGCGATGTGGTGGGTAAAGCTCTGCAAACGGGGAAATCCGGCCTGGCAGAGGCGGATGGCGCTCAGGTTTTCCTGAATGTCTACCTGCCGCCGCCGCGTATCGTCGCCATCGGTGCCGTACACATCACACAGGCTCTGGCGCGTCTGGCGCCGATGATGAATTTCGACCTGTCGATCATCGATCCCCGCACGGCTTTCGCCACGCCGGAGCGTTTCGAAGGTGTCGACCTGATCGCCGACTGGCCGGAGGACGTGCTGAAGGATCGCGGGCTTGACGCCTATACAGCGCTTGTGGCCGTGACGCACGATCCGAAAATTGATGACTATCCAATCGCGGACGCTTTGCGCAGCCGATGCTTCTATGTCGGGGCGCTCGGTAGTCGCAAGACCCATGCCAAGCGCATCGAGCGATTGAAGGAGGTGGGACTCAGTGACGAAGACATTTCATCAATTCGTGCGCCGATCGGTCTTGATATCGGTGCCTCCAGCCCGGAAGAGATTGCACTCGCCATCATGGCGGAGATCGTGCAGGCCTTTCGTCGGCGTCCTATCTCCGGGCAAAGCGCATGA